A stretch of the Candidatus Neptunochlamydia vexilliferae genome encodes the following:
- a CDS encoding PD-(D/E)XK nuclease domain-containing protein, whose amino-acid sequence MVSHFTDNIDVRSSEKFVKSLENYQVEVLFEHIKVGLSSFAYQVFVGAKERTYQAMLLSMLYGMGFDPLSERATNKGRIDLLLEMPKATYILEMKLDGSAHRAIEQIHHKRYYQPYINKGKELVLVGANFSSEARNVSEWKGELLSESGEFIRELSHEMTYISLANI is encoded by the coding sequence TTGGTAAGTCACTTCACGGATAATATCGATGTAAGGTCATCAGAGAAGTTTGTCAAATCCTTGGAGAATTACCAAGTAGAAGTTCTTTTTGAGCACATCAAGGTAGGTCTTTCTAGCTTTGCTTATCAAGTCTTTGTGGGGGCAAAAGAGCGGACTTATCAAGCGATGCTTCTTTCTATGCTTTATGGAATGGGTTTTGATCCATTGTCAGAAAGAGCGACAAACAAAGGGCGAATAGACCTCTTACTAGAGATGCCTAAGGCAACTTATATTTTAGAGATGAAGCTTGATGGTTCCGCTCATAGAGCGATCGAGCAAATTCACCACAAAAGGTACTACCAACCCTATATTAATAAGGGAAAAGAGCTTGTTCTTGTTGGAGCAAATTTTTCTTCAGAAGCTCGGAATGTATCCGAATGGAAGGGAGAGCTTTTGTCTGAGTCTGGAGAATTTATTCGTGAGCTTTCTCATGAGATGACCTATATTTCGCTTGCCAATATTTAA